In one window of Helianthus annuus cultivar XRQ/B chromosome 17, HanXRQr2.0-SUNRISE, whole genome shotgun sequence DNA:
- the LOC118488928 gene encoding uncharacterized protein LOC118488928, with protein MELLAQIMSMRIGNSWSKWQSPQKERRKHQGEHDRPLLEHKYMRLMTVMRRKIVKEWLKGNLKKFMPFKVPAYAKFLKELCTQKRQQKVPKLVDLTERVHTCELEVEEKEQEALAVKEGSPPWTYQTDTLPVEINSGTKPSLESPPSVELKELPKHLKYAFLGENDTLPVIIASNLEVAQEEELMRVLKAHKAAIGWTIADLKGISPSIVMHKIITSEDAKPTRETQRRLNPNLREVVKKEVIKWLDAGIIYPISDSAWEQLVRAPILQPPDWSKPFEIMCDASDTTIGAVLGQRNFNFGKLLKRYNVNHRIATPYHPQTSGQVEVSNRQIKEILMKTVRTDRKDWSSKLDDALWAYRTAYKTPLDTTPYRMVYGKGCHLPMELAHRAYWAIKTVNANYDEAGRVRKLQLNEIEEIRDQAYECASAYKDKLKKVHDAKIKKKNFEVGQKVWLYNSRLKLFAGKLKSKWMGPYVVRRVGRFGDVDIQDERTNKQQTVNGHRLKPYLEGNDINNLELDKVGYILRPVDDEET; from the exons ATGGAACTTTTGGCACAAATTATGAGCATGAGGATTGGGAATTCTTGGAGCAAATGGCAATCACCTCAAAAAGAAAGGCgcaagcatcaaggagagcacgaccggccgttaCTCGAACACAAGTACATGCGGTTGATGACG gtcatgcggcggaAAATTGTCAAGGAATGGTTGAAGGGCAATTTGAAGAAGTTCATGCcgttcaag GTACCCGCTTACGCCAAATTTCTAAAGGAATTGTGTactcaaaagaggcaacaaaaagtgcctaaacTGGTAGATTTGACGGAGCGG GTTCACACATGTGAGTTAGAGGTTGAAGAAAAAGAACAAGAAGCTCTTGCGGTGAAGGAAGGAAGTCCACCATGGACTTACCAAACGGATACATTACCGGTGGAAATCAATTCGGGCACCAAGCCTTCTTTGGAAAGTCCACCAAGTGTGGAGTTGAAGGAGCTACCAAAGCACCTAAAGTATGCATTTTTGGGGGAGAATGATACCTTACCGGTAATCATTGCTTCCAACTTGGAGGTAGCTCAGGAGGAAGAATTGATGCGGGTGTTGAAGGCTCATAAGGCGGCGATTGGGTGGACGATAGCCGATTTAAAGggcattagtccatccattgtgatgCACAAGATTATTACAAGTGAGGATGCAAAGCCGacccgtgaaacacaaagaagATTAAATCCAAATTTGAGagaggtggtgaagaaagaagttatcaagtggttggatgcggggatcattTATCCCATTTCGGATAGTGCATGG GAACAATTGGTGAGGGCTCCCattttgcaaccaccggattggtcaaagccgttcgagattatGTGTGATGCCAGTGACACAACTATTGGAGCGGTTTTGGGGCAAAGG aatttcaatttcGGAAAGTTGCTCAAGAGATACAATGTGAACCATCGCATTGCCACACcgtaccatccgcaaacgagtgggCAAGTGGAAGTATCTAACCGGCAAATTAAAGAGATTTTAATGAAGACGGTGAGGACGGATCGGAAGgattggtcaagcaagcttgaTGATGCGTTGTGGGCCTATCGAACGGCTTACAAAACGCCACTTGATACCACTCCTTATCGGATGGTTTATGGGAAAGGATGCCATTTGCCCATGGAGTTGGCACACCGGGCGtattgggcaattaaaacggtAAACGCAAACTACGATGAAGCGGGTCGGGTGAGGAAGCTTCAATTAAATGAAATAGAGGAAATAAGGGATCAAGCCTATGAATGTGCATCCGCGTACAAAGACAAACTTAAAAAAGTTCATGATGCGAAGATCAAGAAaaagaactttgaagtgggtcaGAAGGTGTGGTTGTATAATTCAAGGTTGAAATTGTTTGCGGGGAAACTAAAAAGCaagtggatgggtccttacgTTGTCCGAAGAGTGGGAAGGTTCGGAGATGTTGATATTCAAGACGAACGAACAAACAAGCAACAAACGGTTAACGGGCATCGCCTCAAACCGTACTTGGAAGGGAATGATATCAACAATCTTGAGCTAGATAAAGTGGGCTACATTTTACGCCCAGTGGATGATGAGGAAACGtga